In Apis mellifera strain DH4 linkage group LG1, Amel_HAv3.1, whole genome shotgun sequence, the sequence agttattcaaaaattcaactttttattcaaattcgaGACATTTACGATCATCTTTGCGATATTTCCAGAGAAGTTTCagacttttattctttttctattctcaCAGcactctcttttatttttttggtaatattatacaacttttattatctttttttacattttgttaacgataaattgaattttttacttattacaaATGCCATAATTTGGATAATGTTACCATTGTCTCTTCTTGCTTTGCTAACTTCGAAGGTAACCAACGTGATAAATGAGGTAgggagattaaaattttttttttttctttttcttttgaaaataattattctaaaaacttaatttaatgcatttttttgCAGATCGAAAAAACTGGATGTATTATACATGTTTTGTTAAATTgtacgatcgatcgagaaacgaaaatagaggtaaaatgatatttacaaattcGATCGTCTTAACGATTtcgttgttttatatattacgtacATCTTCTAGCTCGAACAATTTTCACTTCAATTGTTGCATCAAAAAGTGAAGTTTACAGCGAATGGATACTTCACATTAGATAATACTCTTTTTCAATCGGTGAGCGAAAATTGGccaattattataagttttgtTTGAATGCGGcgaatatacattatttgatattttttattattgttagatGATTAATACAGTAACTACGTATATGGtgattttgtttcaatttcaaatggaaatttcaaatgaaaatgataaattctgCAATTGCACGCAATGCagataatcgtaaaaaaacaCAATTATCATACAAATTGGATTTTCGATCTTTGATACTTGGAGACaagggaagaagagaggatATATAGGATACATAATTTATGTGGGACAATAAGAATTCATTTCTCCGTTTTATCCATTTCtctcgtttataaataaatataaaaacattaaatatgtaaaataaagataaattgagagaaatgaattttatcgataatcaatactgtacttcttttttttcttttttcttttttttttttttttttttttttttttaatcagaatTTATCAGCAATTCCGTTAAAGAGGACTAATACATCGATTGCATGCATGGCAGCGACTTATATGATTGCAGCtgattatatacaattgttGCTCGCAATGAGTCTCCTCCTGAACTATTGTGTGTATTATGCACACCACGTAATCAATCACAATTGTGTGCACACAACTTGTTTATCCTTTATACCCAAGTACATACtgcttaattattaacaaaattattcgttaCACACTTTTCtattcataatgaaaattaaatgatatcgaGAATGATGAACTTtagtatatacaaaataaactggcaataaaatctatatatatttgatgctATACGATACTAtgcttaaatttatatttctatgctTTCAACTTCGATCgatcatcattatttttgaaaaatctttggTATTCCATTGTGATTATGCTGGACTAGATCTTCTAAATAATGCATAATATAcacttatgatatttttataaaaaagacgGAGTAAACATGTTtgcgatttttataaaatatgcaaattaaatgttactatatgcaattaatatattatctagcAGAATATCGTTTCACATCtccatcattttattataattttttacatgtatCTTTTAAAGAAGAGTTTCATTTATCTCGCACATGATATACAAAAtggtgtttctttttttgtatctttaaaACAAAAGGCGCGAATAACGACGGTCTTTCTCAGTGGAAAATCTAATCACAACCAGTTAATACTTAAGCAGCGATATAACAAACATATTTCTTAAACATCATCAGAAAAGTTCGCGTATAGCTCCAATTAATGACTTCTTTCCCATTGCGAGCTTATACAGAACTGCAgatgattttctttcttaaatatatatacaaacacaCGTAACATCAACACGAACGATTGCCTTGTTTCGTACTTTGttgtaataatatcaatgGAGATGTTCCAATATAATGTTGTACAGGATGAGGCTTATTAACGCCCCCTTATCATTCTTAGTCGTTTAATTTACGATGTTTTTTCGTGAAATACAAAGAATTCAATCGTTCTTCGTTTACCGACTTATCACGCAATTTTCGACTGTATTTGTAAAGCCTTGGAAATTTAAcgtgtataataatttgataacgtgtcatttgaaaaatatcgtattaaattattctcttttaatcTTCTCACACCAATCGTCtcatttttccatcgatcggGTTGAAAAtcggagaagaaaaatgacaACTTATTCGTGCAACGATccgcataaatttttatttaaatttttaaaaatcgagatCGTTACACTTACTATGTGAAAGACTGCAGTATGATAAAAAATCTCATTGTTCGTTTccctttcttgaaaaaaaggaCATCCTTCAAGGGACGGCGTTACACATGGGAAAATTCAGTCGtgctaaaattttgataaaaaatatggaaaatgatTCTCTGCTATTAATTCTTCCCGAATGAGTTttcatacaattaaatttcagtGTAAAAAACATGtacatttattctattaaataatatagatattgtcGCTGTTGGCCggtattatatacgtatatcgaaaattttcagaaaatactCTTTaagaatttgcataaaaaccaatcgagttaaaaaaagaagttgtTGCATAATTTGTTGGTCGAGGAtgaattttgtcaatttttcgactttttttttatgatcgaGGACATGCTCGGCCAAGCTTCACTACGAGACATCCCTCGAAGGAAACGTCGATATATCAAAGGGGTTTTCTTGGCATACTTCATCATCCTCTTCGGGCACGAACTATCTTTAATccatataatcattaaattacaaattacacgTTATTGCACACTGACaacaatattttcatcgataaattcATGATTCAATAAATGACAATTCACGCATCAAATTATCAGTGAATCGAATCTTAAAgctaaaacattttattttaaattttaatcatgtgcgtttcttcattttcttctttttttcttttttttcctttttttttcttttttatatgaataaaatacgtTCATGTTAGTTACAATCTAGATATATGTCAGTGGCACTCATTAATTGCACTCGATCAAATTACAAATGCAATGAGATAAGATAGTCTTGCATgcgattttattttctgtaaaataaaaaaaaaaaattatttttcacttatttttaTCGCTGTTTAAACTTTCATATAGGTATCAAAGTGTTCCACATGCTTCAATTTGATTATTgttcttgataattttctttcaacgaTTCACCATAATTGTGTTTGTAACCTGGCTGGCAATAACGCGTacggtaaaaattaaaacatattgtATCGATTAATTGGAATCTTCGGGatattttaacgattaaaaaCGATCTTGCGAATCGTTCCCAGTGTAGCGTTGTTTTCGTTAAACAGAAGTCTCGGCCGAAGTAGTGCCGTTAATCGTTAACGGGCTGATGCTTTCCTTCGATCGTATCAAGTCTATCTGAAACGACCAAACCAAATATTTCGCATAATTTGCCGAAACGTATCAAGGACGAGCCAATCGTTTTAAACAAGCATTTAACGTACGTaatgaaaatctttaaaaaattttaaaaattaaaaatttagcgGAGCATCGAATACACTGAACCGTGATGgcaaattcgtttaaaaattgaatttaaacatatgttattgtattaaaactaTGTCACACGCAGATTACATTACGCAACAAAtaataacgttttttttttcgtacgaaaaattcatgcaaataatagaattaatctaCGAACGAAGATGCAAACGATAAAGATCGCAAAGTGCAaaagtgaattaaaaaattatatcatattgcaatattaatatatatagaaaacagAGATCAGATTCATCGAAATCTTTTCTGCTGCTTCTTATTTTGATACTTATTGGTATATATTTGCGTATATATTGCATGCTGCAACTTAATTATGCAACGTAATAACACAATCGAAAATGGATCCGAAAATAGATCTTCTTTTCTATCGGAATCGTCATGGCTCCTaagggaaaaaaatctatatctaaAAGACGACTCCGTTCGAGGGTTCCGTGCAGCCCCCTTTTATACTCTTACTCACACAGTAGCGTACATGGGGGTATGTTGCATGCCGGTGTATTGGTGCTCTTGCTGTGTGACTTGCCATGTGATTTATCGGTttggtgatggtggtggctAGAATTTAGAGTCATTTACGTTTGTCACCTTGATAGAGATCCCACTGTCATCTTCATCCTCTTCGGTCATCGTAGTCAGCCTCGTAGTCTCGTCGGCCATCAACAAGTTATCTTTCTTCGAGTGCTTTTTTTGCTTTCCCGCGCTAGATTcgaatcaatttatcaatgtcACATTAAGCCCACTGAATGATAATGGATGGTAATGGATTCTACTTCGTTAAATCAGGTAGACGTACTTGATTAGTTTGACTTGTTTCATTTTCTCGTTGCCTTCATTTACTTGTTGCCAAATCCCTGTCTTATTCACTTCTTCGCTGATATTGATGCTCGCCATTGGGATTTTCATAATGTTGCCATTCGCCAATGAGATTTGTATATTACCTGATGGACCATATCCGATGGATTCGTTTTGTTCCTGAGAGACAGATTGTAAATTCAGCTTCAATTGCTTAAATCTcgttaatttcaagaaaaaaaaaaaaaatcaagccATGCATTGAACTCAGCAAATCTCTCTGCACTACCATAGATTTTGGTATTCCATAGACTTCGAAGAACAGTGGATTTAGGTGTAAAAAAAAGCGGTTATTTCGGTTAGCATCGTTCGGTTAGCTggaagatggaaaaaaaaaagtgaatttgCATTCGGCTGAGAACGAGGAGCAGGTGTCGCGTGGATATAATAGCCTTCGTGACTCGTGCAGAGACGAATCGCCTCaatcattctattatttttttttatgtatatatacttatttcattaattcatgatattataattacactaCCGATAAAACGAATCGCTGGAAACGATGGTCGAGATCTATGCCATCATTGCCACacgatcataaaaaaatatataaacacagTGCACGACATCTGAAGTTCAGCGTAAAGGTGTAATCTTCAGCAGGGATGTAGAtacaaatgttaaaaattttcgatgctGAGGAACTATGGACGTGCGCTTATGGTCACGTACCGATGACAGCCGCAGGATTCGACGACCACTGGGTACCTTTACGTCTCTGGCATTCTTTCATTTCCTCATAGatttctctctcattctccGATTTTCTGaggatttttttatcttttatatttttcttatttttctcttccccttTCTACCCCtcgaaaattatacatttctctGTAACTGTGTGCTCTTTAATGTGTGGTGTTCGAAGATCTtgcttcttttaaaaaatatttcgtgatTGAATGTCTGTTAAAAAGGAGGAGGTATTTGGTCGCTGTAGCAGCGAGAAAAGATTTCTGTATCGAAGATCCATCCGATTCTAATGTACAATCTACGTGTATTTTGTGACACGTGTCGGAGTTTGGTGATTACATGCAAACAAAATGTATTGTTATTTGTATATCGTGTGCTGAACGTGTTGATAAATACTAAGGAAAAAACTTGGGATTACAGATAGATTTGTGTGTGTTCTTAAACAACGatgtatttttcatatgtAAGGTAGGCAATGTGTTCGATGATACATTAAGCCGATACATCATGTGTGTCAAAAGATAATCGAAACATTGACTTCGTTATAGTTTTTTGTGTATTGTCGTAAAATGACAGTTTTCagaaacttaataataaaaaaaaaaagagaaaaaaaaaagaaaaaaaatttattcgtgttttttaaataaaaaacttatatcAATAATGATCAAACtatgattaatttcatatgaatttttcgatgatataaatatctttgataaatatatactttcatctataattgatataatttaactacaataacaaatttatccaggttttaaaataattgtatccaAAATGATATCATTCGAACGATGGTATAACTAACTATTACATGTAATTAATACTGGTCAGGCCGAGTATTTTAACACGCGCAATTATGTATGTGCGACGAGATAATTGTTTTAGTTGTAAACTTTATGAAACCATCGGAATACATAtctatctttttcattaatttttgtgcAGGCCATCTTCGTCATTCAGGCACATTTAAtggcaaattattattattgcttcgATCGGAAAGACAACGAGAGAACAGCGAAAAGACGAAACAACGCGTAGCAAAATTTAGGCCACTTTCATACGATCAATCGTTAAAATATCGCGTTCTTCTTCGTGTTTCCGACAAAATGTGGGCTCGTCGCATACAGTTACCGTGACCACGGGGCAAATATTAGCCACGCGATCACTTTTTGTGTGCTATTTACGACCAATGATGATATTTAGTATTCGTCTCACGGTGCTAACCTCGCCGCTCTCCAGTTGACGAAGATCTTCGGCATGTTTTTTGCTTGGTTCCGGCATAATATCGTCCAGGATCTTCAACTCCCGTTGCGTGAACATCAAATCTAAGGACTTGCGTATTCCAATCATCACCATCAGCTGcgtgaaatattattcgagagtgagaaaaaataataaataataacaaacaatacaatattcctataagataataaaatactcaatcaatatattaaatatcgttcTTGATTTATCACGATTATCGTTCGATAAATATCTAACCATCAAAGGGAAGAGAATGGAAGTACTGCTGAAGGATTTGATGATCCACAAACAGGCTAAACAAGTCAATTGTATCGTTGTAAATAGGTGTACGCGTTTCAATGGTACCTGGAACATTTAGATCGTCAAACATTCGGTTCACGCGAACAATCACTCATACTCATTTCAATTATCTCACCTGACGAAGAAACATATAATCGGGTTGGTATTTAACCGGCAtcaacataattaaaattctgtcGAAAAATTGAAGTCCTTTCAACGAAGCGACTCCCATATAAAGAAAAACGCCGAATAATACCGGCATAGGTATGTGTCTCAACATTGGTGTGAGTAGGACCGAACAACCGATCatcaaaaagattaaaatatgcgTTACTCGCTGCTCGCGAACACCAAGGAACCGTGGTTTTTCTCCTGGTGCGGCGCATTCCGATTCCAGTTTCAACGAGTTCACATGATTAATCGAAAGTACGGTTGCCGCTACGAACCAGGGTAATCCCATTACCGAGCAAATTTCTATCAGAATCGCGAGAACGAATAGATCCAAATGATAGCCACATCCTTTCTAAATACGAACAATACAAtttatggataattttttaataataaaaattttgtttttaaaatcaaaaaaacttgcctttaatttattctctttcctATTTACTATCACGGCTGTGATTTGTTGAtccataaaaatcaatatagtACCTAATAAAGCTGGCAGACTTGCAACAATAGCGCTCCACCATGGATTACTTTGAAAAGGCCAGATTATCCATCCTCGATCGGCCAACGTTGGCTTGAATTCCGTTGGTACCTCGAGTTTCGGCGTGGGAATATTCGCGAAATGATCGAGAGTACTCATCGAAAAAATTGCTATGATCACCGCAAAATCACTAACGACTTGTCTGACCTATATCATTACACGCCAAGAGTAAAAAAGATCGATCGTAATTGGTTTTACGCGACGCGTAAACGTCGTATCTATACCTTTGACGGAAAGAAGAGAGCGTTCTTGAAGTCTTTGAGCTCAACGGATAACAGAAATGTGCCCATGAATAGTATAATTGACATGAGGAACACATCAGGTATATAGTGCGGTAGGTTGCAACCGTCGCCCACTAGCGTACCGTTGTAATtctgaaagaaaaacgatTCATCAGTGGTATAACAGTGTGCCGAGTCAGACACAGAGTCTTGAAATCAAGCTGCCGTTGCAGTTTGTAATTTCGGCTAACGAGTAGTTTTCAATGTGTGACGTTCAATTAACCTGGCACGTTTTTTGATCGAGCGCCGTCCAATTAATGTTGTCGTAGCTAGACGGTAGGCTGCCGTTCGGCGGCCTACACCAACACTCGTAGTCGAACGGATCGTTTGCATGGGTATTAATAGGATATTTCTTGCCGATGGACAATACGTTTTCAATGGCCTGAAACACAGAAATTCTTACTCGTAAATATCCTCTCTAAATCCTGAATTAAGAAGCTGATGGATCAGATTAAAGCTTAAGAGTATTGGATTTTCGCGGCCACTTTCTCATCAAGATCGAGGCCAATCGAACTTTCAAGTTGTTCAAGTTTTGAAGCCCGCGAGAAGCGCTTCGATTAGAAGCGTATACCTTGCAATTCGTGACCCAAATGCAGGCGATTTTGCTGATGATGCGATTCGCGAAGCACATACAGTTATATCCCCCATCCAATTAAGTCGTATCGCGTCAGAAGGACACGGTTGCGCAATTAAGATCCACCAAGGTAACAAAATTGCAAAGTAGTTGAGATATAAGAATCGATTACTTACTTTATAGATGAAGATAAACGCGATCAGGGTGGCGAAGTTTTCTTCTGTGAAACGTGTGATGTAGCACACGAAAGCACTAGCGTCGATCGCTACGAGAATTACCAAAATTAAGGTTATCCATGAGCCAATCCAAAAACGGAACGACATGTAGTTCCAATCCGATTTCCTACGAGCATATCGCACAATTTCGTTACGTCTCAACGAGGAGCGCTCTTATATTGCAAGAACTTACTTACTTGCAGAATTCATAGACTATCGTCTCGAAGACTAAAACGGGACCGGTTGAACCGAGGATGGTTAAAGGTTGTCCAGAAAAAAATCCATATCCGATACCGCAAACGAAACCAGATACTAACGACTCCATGGCGGCCATATTTTTTCCCGTAGCCTCGCCCAGTAAACCGCCAAACGTGATTATAGGCGAGAGACAGgcaaaatatagaaagataaaagaagcTACACATTGAAGAGCCAACGCGTCTTTGAAGTCGGAGAAATAAAACGGCGCTTTCCTCTTGATATCGTTTATCAAACCACCGAAAAGCTTACCAGACCTCGAGAGTCCGGATTCTTCCCTCAATTTTTGTTCATCAGCTTCTTCGTCCAGTTCTTCTTtcggtttttcttctttcggtCGTTTCCTTACATCCTAAGCAAATTGATcattaaaatcgattcttatgaatattaatttacagatCGTCTACGATCTATATTGTACCTGCGAAGGAATGGCAGCAGGCGGTTCTATTCTGATCGCAGGATCCCATTCTCCTGGTGGTAGAACCGTGACCGCATCCAAGAACTCGTCAATTCCGGCGAGAAGATGATTTCTGTTCTTCGCCTTGTAAGCCACATCGTGGAAGACCTCGTCAGACATCAAAGTAGCCATTGCGCGACCAATCTCGTGGAAACCAGTGAGCCCTCCCTAAAAATGCATCGAATCGTTATCCCATCTAAtggattcgaataaattaatttatttatcgtgttATCGTGTTTCGCTATGATCGATAACCGaaagataaaacaattatCAGGAAAAGGAGACAAACGATTGAAATGAATTGGAGAAGACAATCTCAAATGATAGTTCTCGTTCAAATTAGGTAGAAATTGTTTTGTGTATCGAGCCCTCGAGATCGAGAATAGTTCAGGCAATCAGCGTGCACAATTACTTCGTTAAAACGTTAATTACTCGAAAGGAGCTTTTCATCGAGTTACCCGAGAATCTACATTTCTACCTCGATAGATATACACGATTGCTCTACTTTCAATGTTTCATCCGTATAATTCCGATATccgaattcgaatcgatttaatactcgaaacgaaacgaattatgttttctttctaaaaaatcttCAACAAATCTTACCGTTGGTCCAAGCagaacaaatataaatctcGTTGGCACAGGAACTTCCGTCAAATCGCCCATTATTCCAGCTTGGCTCAATCGAATGAAAGCCGACAgacttttatctaaaaaatccACCTCTCCTACGAGAATATTGCTCGCCTCGGCTCCCGCAGGTATCTTCCGCATGAAATGCGTATTACCCTGATGAAGAgtgaataaacaattattatacagtGGGAATCATTggatcgttaaaaattacgaaCCTTGTGATTCGCGTCTCCGTTTTCTAAGGCGGACGAACTGTGATTTCGGCTAATTGACACGCTACTCGGACTTCGATCCATTCCGTTAGAGCCTGGTTCTTGGCCTGAAAGAGATCTAGCTTACCGCCTACTGCGTCTTTCCAAGGtaaaattaaacgagagaAGACGAGAAGACGAGAAGGCGCGTAGGCATTATAATCGAGGGCTACATATTTTTCCGTTTCCTCTCAATTATCATTTCTATCCAAGACCATTAAAAGTTGGATAGCGACCCACATTCGCATGTCGAAAGCGTTTCCCAGTTGCAGGAATCCAATATCAAAGATTTTCCAGTATTTCTCTTATAGGTGACATTCGTCGGGACATAGATTGCTTTTACtcccgtttattttttttttttttttaatatgaacgttaattttcaattcaaagatattctgtgcacgaacaatttttttctattaaatgtcAAGACCACGTTGCACAACCCTTTCGAACGGTAACCAATACGGTAAAACTTTTCCGATAGATTGACCACGCAGCTGCAAGCACTCGAGGACAGAGTTGATTTTGTTTTCCGTTGTTCTCACTTGCTCTCGATAATCGTTTGTCGATAGAGGGATGTTATTTTGAGCGATGGTACCAATAATGGTACTCTAATCTGAATCGTTGGATTCCGACAACTCACGACACTATTCGTCGCACAAGTTTTCAGGAATACGAAATATATGtcgcatatatgtatatgcataCTTGTATAATTACTACAGAAAATCTACAAGGTCACGAGATGGTTATCCGATGTGTTAAAGAGTTAAAAGAGAATTGCAAGCACAATAAAGCAACAAGGAGATTACCAGGTATAGCAAGGAAACGGCTACCCGCATTCAACGCTGGCCCACTGCCGTGACTTGTTGCGCCGGCGATCGCCGGAGCGGAATTCGATTCCTCCACTAAAAATGAGCATGAAACATACACCAGGATCGTCCTTTATTTACAGAGGAAGGGCctaagaaggaagaggaaaatccCATTTCGTCGAATGCATTACGCGTATCGCGAACAGTTGCGTCCCGAGACTTCATTGCTCGAAATCGCAACTCGTTCGCGATTAATTCGTACTTGTAgcagttctttttctttttctagtaagtaagaataaaaatcgcgAAGAAATGAGAGGAAAATTAGTTGGAACTCTGAAAAGATAGATATTAGTCAGATTAAAAAAGTGTGACAGTAGTACTAAGTATGATATCGAGTTAAAAGTATACATTAAGTCATATCGtgcatattatacaattagaaCGTAAGATCATGCCTCGTGATTAGTTGAATTGTGAAGGTTTCACCTACGCGTTCCCGCGATCGTGCACTTCCTCTGAATCGTTTCTACTTTACGATCAGGAGAGAACATGTATCGCTTGAAGTGATTCCCGCGAATCCGTTGCTGCATTACGATTGCAGTAGTAACAACCGATATTCGTCGGACACGAAGCGTTCTTTCTGAATCGATTTCACGATCCCGACAGCCGATAACAAATCCACTCTATGCAATATTTAACTACTGTAAACATCGAAAATTCCACAGAGGAAGGAAAACGAAAATAGAGGAATAAAACGACGTAAACGTCGATAAAGAAATGTTGTTTGTCGGGAAATATTGTATCATCACATTTCATTAATATGTACAAAAAAGAGTGGAAAAGagagtagaaaaaaatagaaacaaaatggAGAGAAATACgaagtgtaataataataataataataataataatacaagagAACGAAAGACattgattttgtattaatctatcaattaaaatttataagaacaaTAACCACCTGACAGTCTAACCTTTTAGTTGACACATCGCGAACCATGTTGTGAATCCGACCACGTGGGGAATGCCGAATTCGtctgattgaaaaataagaaacaaatgTCAATACCTTATACCACGatcgaaacaaattaaaaatggattGGATTTATATCCGtttcaatcattttcatttatgccGTGTTAAACCAAATAATTTGCACGATAATTTGGCGTTTGCACGTTTACACAAATCATCCGTGGGATAAAAATTGGGATAAAAATTgggataaatattgattagtaGGTTAAAACTAATTGTTGATACATGAGGATTGAACACATGTTGGATAATGAGAAGGAA encodes:
- the LOC409792 gene encoding electrogenic sodium bicarbonate cotransporter 1 isoform X8 produces the protein MDREGSLKSSGSSPWMQPGIGGGGGAAHTGGTGDDEAPKDPGVRITHQPFTEKDYEGHRAHTVYVGVHLPGERRHRRHHKHHHSQRQTYSADKDNVDNDRPRQLLMTRRSRLSSICDPDGEMILTPPAQRVQFILGEEVGDDAHESHPLFSEMEELVKDGDEMEWKETARWIKFEEDVEEGGNRWSKPHVATLSLHALFELRSLLLNGTVMLDMEANSLEQIADLVLDNMINKGSLPAESREKVREALLVRHRHQHERRKDNNMSRLPIIRSLAEIGRNHSSSKNYDCTCGLHALLTSDLQERRGRDAYAPSVARSSSCPNPNTALLSKETKDLKGPYLLVPDEFGIPHVVGFTTWFAMCQLKGQEPGSNGMDRSPSSVSISRNHSSSALENGDANHKGNTHFMRKIPAGAEASNILVGEVDFLDKSLSAFIRLSQAGIMGDLTEVPVPTRFIFVLLGPTGGLTGFHEIGRAMATLMSDEVFHDVAYKAKNRNHLLAGIDEFLDAVTVLPPGEWDPAIRIEPPAAIPSQDVRKRPKEEKPKEELDEEADEQKLREESGLSRSGKLFGGLINDIKRKAPFYFSDFKDALALQCVASFIFLYFACLSPIITFGGLLGEATGKNMAAMESLVSGFVCGIGYGFFSGQPLTILGSTGPVLVFETIVYEFCKKSDWNYMSFRFWIGSWITLILVILVAIDASAFVCYITRFTEENFATLIAFIFIYKAIENVLSIGKKYPINTHANDPFDYECWCRPPNGSLPSSYDNINWTALDQKTCQNYNGTLVGDGCNLPHYIPDVFLMSIILFMGTFLLSVELKDFKNALFFPSKVRQVVSDFAVIIAIFSMSTLDHFANIPTPKLEVPTEFKPTLADRGWIIWPFQSNPWWSAIVASLPALLGTILIFMDQQITAVIVNRKENKLKKGCGYHLDLFVLAILIEICSVMGLPWFVAATVLSINHVNSLKLESECAAPGEKPRFLGVREQRVTHILIFLMIGCSVLLTPMLRHIPMPVLFGVFLYMGVASLKGLQFFDRILIMLMPVKYQPDYMFLRQVPLKRVHLFTTIQLTCLACLWIIKSFSSTSILFPLMLMVMIGIRKSLDLMFTQRELKILDDIMPEPSKKHAEDLRQLESGEEQNESIGYGPSGNIQISLANGNIMKIPMASINISEEVNKTGIWQQVNEGNEKMKQVKLINAGKQKKHSKKDNLLMADETTRLTTMTEEDEDDSGISIKVTNIDLIRSKESISPLTINGTTSAETSV
- the LOC409792 gene encoding electrogenic sodium bicarbonate cotransporter 1 isoform X5: MDREGSLKSSGSSPWMQPGIGGGGGAAHTGGTGDDEAPKDPGVRITHQPFTEKDYEGHRAHTVYVGVHLPGERRHRRHHKHHHSQRQTYSADKDNVDNDRPRQLLMTRRSRLSSICDPDGEMILTPPAQRVQFILGEEVGDDAHESHPLFSEMEELVKDGDEMEWKETARWIKFEEDVEEGGNRWSKPHVATLSLHALFELRSLLLNGTVMLDMEANSLEQIADLVLDNMINKGSLPAESREKVREALLVRHRHQHERRKDNNMSRLPIIRSLAEIGRNHSSSKNYDCTCGLHALLTSDLQERRGRDAYAPSVARSSSCPNPNTALLSKETKDLKGPYLLVPVEESNSAPAIAGATSHGSGPALNAGSRFLAIPGQEPGSNGMDRSPSSVSISRNHSSSALENGDANHKGNTHFMRKIPAGAEASNILVGEVDFLDKSLSAFIRLSQAGIMGDLTEVPVPTRFIFVLLGPTGGLTGFHEIGRAMATLMSDEVFHDVAYKAKNRNHLLAGIDEFLDAVTVLPPGEWDPAIRIEPPAAIPSQDVRKRPKEEKPKEELDEEADEQKLREESGLSRSGKLFGGLINDIKRKAPFYFSDFKDALALQCVASFIFLYFACLSPIITFGGLLGEATGKNMAAMESLVSGFVCGIGYGFFSGQPLTILGSTGPVLVFETIVYEFCKKSDWNYMSFRFWIGSWITLILVILVAIDASAFVCYITRFTEENFATLIAFIFIYKAIENVLSIGKKYPINTHANDPFDYECWCRPPNGSLPSSYDNINWTALDQKTCQNYNGTLVGDGCNLPHYIPDVFLMSIILFMGTFLLSVELKDFKNALFFPSKVRQVVSDFAVIIAIFSMSTLDHFANIPTPKLEVPTEFKPTLADRGWIIWPFQSNPWWSAIVASLPALLGTILIFMDQQITAVIVNRKENKLKKGCGYHLDLFVLAILIEICSVMGLPWFVAATVLSINHVNSLKLESECAAPGEKPRFLGVREQRVTHILIFLMIGCSVLLTPMLRHIPMPVLFGVFLYMGVASLKGLQFFDRILIMLMPVKYQPDYMFLRQVPLKRVHLFTTIQLTCLACLWIIKSFSSTSILFPLMLMVMIGIRKSLDLMFTQRELKILDDIMPEPSKKHAEDLRQLESGEEQNESIGYGPSGNIQISLANGNIMKIPMASINISEEVNKTGIWQQVNEGNEKMKQVKLINAGKQKKHSKKDNLLMADETTRLTTMTEEDEDDSGISIKVTNIDLIRSKESISPLTINGTTSAETSV